The following proteins are co-located in the Triticum aestivum cultivar Chinese Spring chromosome 1A, IWGSC CS RefSeq v2.1, whole genome shotgun sequence genome:
- the LOC123054805 gene encoding probable E3 ubiquitin-protein ligase LUL4: MGGSSSSRRRRDDYYPPPPPPLHHYSNYPPPPPPPPHHPQHHHPPPPPPHHHHPHHPPPPPPPHHGPSSSAAAYYYNHHHPPPPHAYHGPWHPAPQPPPSQMPALTGPPPEFVGHQQALKVKNDINLRKDTIRLVPDAADPDRRLVSFTFDAVTDGSLVIHYFAKEGKDCNFSSVYPDLQTPTKIPFQKGLAQNYVQPSGSGIDLGFFSLDELSNPSEEVYPLVVYAEASPSPEEGGQTVNPTRAQITLAVIEKHNDDLQVKVVKQILWINGVRYELKEIYGIVNSTEADVPDADDDGMGKECVICLTEPRDTAVFPCRHLCMCSECAQALRLQSNKCPICRQPVEKLMEIKVRSAEP, from the exons ATGGGCGgttcctcctccagccgccggcgGCGGGACGACTACtacccgcccccgccgccgcccctacACCACTACTCCAActacccgccgcccccgccgccgccgccgcaccacccccaacaccaccacccgcctcccccgccgccgcaccaccaccacccccaccacccgcctcccccgccgccgccgcaccacgggccctcctcctccgccgccgcgtaCTACTACAACCACCACCACCCGCCGCCCCCGCACGCGTACCACGGCCCGTGGCACCCCGcgccccagccgccgccgtcgcagaTGCCCGCGCTCACCGGGCCCCCGCCCGAGTTCGTCGGCCACCAGCAGGCGCTCAAGGTGAAGAACGACATCAACCTGCGCAAGGACACCATCCGCCTCGTGCCCGACGCCGCCGACCCTGACCGCCGCCTCGTCTCCTTCACCTTCGACGCGGTCACCGACGGCAG TTTAGTTATACATTACTTTGCCAAGGAAGGAAAAGATTGCAATTTTTCTTCAGTGTACCCAGACTTGCAGACACCAACAAAGATACCTTTccaaaaaggattggctcaaaatTATGTCCAGCCCTCTGGATCTGGAATTGATCTGGGTTTCTTTTCTCTGGATGAGCTTTCAAATCCTTCAGAGGAAGTATACCCACTGGTAGTTTATGCGGAAGCTTCTCCATCTCCAGAGGAAGGTGGTCAAACAGTAAACCCCACACGGGCACAAATTACACTTGCTGTTATAGAGAAACATAACGACGATCTTCAAGTCAAAGTTGTCAAGCAAATATTGTGGATTAATGGTGTGCGCTATGAGCTGAAAGAAATATATGGGATTGTCAACTCCACGGAAGCTGATGTTCCTGATGCTGATGATGATGGCATGGGGAAAGAATGTGTTATCTGCCTGACAGAGCCAAGGGACACTGCTGTTTTTCCTTGCAGGCATTTG TGTATGTGCAGTGAATGTGCACAAGCTCTAAGGCTCCAATCAAATAAATGCCCCATATGCAGACAGCCTGTTGAGAAACTAATGGAGATCAAAGTTAGGAGTGCTGAGCCATAG
- the LOC123054815 gene encoding mitochondrial proton/calcium exchanger protein, translating to MASRAIIRRRNYLLDHVNTPILSSSSSSFRHGTFGFKPEPRIAQPFLEQSLGDSKSEKEKEQYSVDLTKGGLLGPDNGLLRRPAHVISHYGYGIGRNEFTLPFGARGLLQSVRKASTATAGQPKLDIEEKGDENQNKRKKEASPEECDQAVEGLSTAKAKAKAKQVQDSLKADQSIVKKFWARLLGIGPALRAVASMSRADWAAKLKHGKDEFISTLQHYWLGTKLLWADVRISSRLLVKLAGGKSLSRRERQQLTRTTADIFRLVPVAVFIVVPFMEFLLPVFLKLFPNMLPSTFQDKMKEEEALKRKLKARMEYAKFLQDTAKEMAKEVQTSRSGETKQTAEDLDEFLNKVRKGERVSNDEILSFAKLFNDELTLDNMSRARLVNMCKYMGIRPFGTDHYLRFMLRKKLRDIKNDDKMIQAEGVDSLSEEELRQACRDRGHLGLRSTEEMRKQLRDWLDLSLNHAVPSSLLILSRAFTLAGRMKPEDAVVATLSSLPDEVVDTIGTALPSEDSVSERRRKLEFLEMQEELIKEEEKKKEKEEKAKQKKEEKANLTEQEAAEEDLALKEMTEPTAREEEELIEAKQHDKEQLCNISRALAVLASASSVSKERQEFLNLVNKEIKLYNSMLEREDTEGAEEAKKAYMAAREESDDTTEVASEEKVSSALIDKVDAMLQELEKEIDDVDAQIGNRWQLLDRDHDGKVTPEEVAAAAAYLKDTIGKEGVQELISKLSKDKEGKIRVEDIVKLASQAEENNEDDEEEARH from the exons ATGGCGTCAAGGGCGATCATTAGGAGAAGAAACTATCTCTTGGATCATGTTAACACACCTAtcctctcgtcttcctcctcttcattCCGCCATGGAACATTTGGTTTCAAGCCTGAGCCAAGAATAGCACAACCATTTCTTGAGCAAAGCTTAGGGGACTCGAAGTCTGAGAAGGAGAAGGAGCAATATAGTGTCGATTTGACAAAGGGGGGTCTGCTAGGTCCTGATAACGGGCTTCTGCGACGTCCAGCTCACGTGATTTCTCACTATGGCTATGGAATTGGAAGGAATGAGTTCACATTGCCTTTCGGAGCTAGAGGTTTGTTGCAGTCAGTTCGCAAAGCATCAACTGCAACTGCTGGGCAACCTAAATTGGATATTGAAGAAAAGGGTGATGAAAACCAGaataaaaggaaaaaagaggcATCCCCAGAAGAATGTGATCAGGCTGTGGAAGGGCTAAGCACGGCAAAAGCTAAAGCCAAAGCTAAGCAGGTGCAAGATTCGCTAAAGGCTGACCAGTCAATCGTAAAGAAGTTCTGGGCAAGGCTTCTGGGTATTGGTCCGGCTCTTCGAGCTGTTGCTTCAATGAGCAG agCTGATTGGGCTGCAAAACTGAAGCATGGGAAAGATGAATTTATTTCCACACTGCAGCATTACTGGCTAGGAACAAAGCTACTCTGGGCAGATGTTAGGATTTCATCAAGATTGCTGGTGAAACTTGCTGGTGGAAAGAGCCTCTCAAGAAGAGAGAGGCAACAGCTCACCCGTACAACAGCAGATATCTTCAGGCTGGTACCTGTTGCTGTGTTCATTGTTGTCCCATTCATGGAATTCCTACTACCAGTGTTTCTTAAATTGTTTCCAAATATGCTGCCATCAACTTTCCAAGACAAGATGAAAGAAGAG GAAGCGTTGAAAAGGAAACTGAAAGCAAGGATGGAGTATGCAAAGTTTCTGCAAGATACTGCAAAAGAAATGGCAAAGGAAGTTCAAACATCACGTAGTGGAGAAACAAAACAGACAGCTGAAGATCTGGACGAATTTTTAAACAAG GTTAGGAAAGGTGAACGTGTATCCAATGATGAAATCTTGAGCTTCGCGAAGCTTTTTAATGATGAATTGACCTTGGATAACATGAGCAG AGCACGCTTGGTGAATATGTGCAAATATATGGGTATTCGACCTTTTGGTACAGATCATTACTTGAGATTCATGCTTCGGAAAAAACTACGAGA CATTAAGAATGATGATAAAATGATTCAAGCTGAGGGTGTTGATTCTCTTTCTGAAGAGGAGCTCCGGCAAGCCTGCCGTGATCGCGGTCACCTTGGTCTGCGGTCAACAGAAGAAATGCGTAAACAG CTACGAGACTGGTTGGATCTATCACTTAATCATGCTGTGCCATCTTCTCTTCTCATACTTTCAAG AGCTTTTACCCTGGCTGGGAGAATGAAACCCGAGGATGCTGTAGTAGCAACATTGTCTTCTTTGCCAGATGAAGTTGTGGATACAATTGGGACAGCATTGCCATCTGAAGATTCAGTTTCTGAGAGGAGGAGAAAACTGGAATTCCTTGAGATGCAGGAAGAACTTATCAAG gaggaagagaagaagaaagagaaagaagagaaggcaaaacaaAAGAAGGAAGAAAAGGCAAATCTCACAGAACAGGAGGCTGCTGAAGAAGATTTGGCTTTAAAGGAAATGACTGAGCCTACTGCTAGGGAAGAAGAAGAACTGATAGAGGCAAAACAACATGACAAGGAACAGCTCTGTAATATCAGTCGAGCATTGGCTGTGCTGGCATCTGCATCG TCTGTTAGCAAGGAGCGTCAAGAGTTCCTGAACCTTGTCAACAAGGAG ATAAAACTATATAACTCCATGCTTGAAAGAGAAGACACAGAGGGGGCAGAAGAAGCTAAGAAGGCATATATGGCTGCTAGAGAGGAGTCAGACGACACCACAGAGGTTGCTTCAGAGGAAAAGGTCTCGTCAGCGCTGATTGACAAG GTTGATGCTATGCTTCAGGAGTTAGAAAAGGAGATTGATGACGTGGATGCACAAATCGGAAACCGCTGGCAACTGCTTGATAG GGATCATGATGGCAAAGTGACTCCTGAAGAAGTAGCAGCGGCAGCAGCTTATCTCAAGGACACCATAGGGAAAGAAGGCGTCCAAGAGCTTATCAGCAAGCTTTCTAAAGACAAAG AAGGAAAGATCcgtgtggaagacatcgtgaagcTGGCATCTCAAGCCGAGGAAAAcaatgaagatgatgaagaagaagcacggcattaG